ATCGATGCAATAGACTTTTGCGGCATTCCGCTGAAGCAGGCAATCCGTAAAACCGCCAGTGGAGGCGCCTATATCCAGTCCGACCTTTCCTGTTACATCCAGGTCAAATGAATCCAGAGCTGCTTCCAGTTTGATGCCGCCACGGCTTGCGTACTTCAATCCTTGCAGAATGCGAACGTCTGAATCTTCCGGCACAAGCTGTCCGGCTTTTGCTGCGGGAACACTTCCAATCAAAACCTGACCCGCAAGAATCAGTTTTTGAGCTGCTTCACGACTTTCGACAAGGCCGCGCTGGACCAGAAGTTGATCCAATCGTTGTTTTCCAAACACCTAATGTTTCCGGTTTAGAATGTATTCCGCGAACGAAATGAGATATTGATTCCTATCAAAATTGGCAACAGCCGCCGCAGCAGCTTGCATTAAGTCTGCCGCGAGTTTTCTACTCTCCTGGAGGCCAAGAATGGCTGGATAGGTCGCTTTGCCGGCGTGTTGATCTTTGCCTGCTGTTTTGCCCAGAGATTGCGTTGTTCCTTCCACGTCCAGGATGTCATCCACAATCTGAAATGCGAGACCGACTGCTTCTCCGTATTGTGAAAACGCCCGTTCCACTTCTGGTCCTTTCTTCAAAATCACGGCAGGCGCAGTGGCGCAATACCCAAGAAGCGCCGCGGTTTTCATTGCATGGATCATTTCGAGGTCGACCCGGTCTAGCGTTTTTGCTTCTCCCAGAATATCGAGAACCTGCCCACCAATCATGCCCTGCGTGCCCGCTGCTCTTGTCAAGAGGGAAATCAATCTGCAACGTGTTTCCGGTTCGTAGTGGGCATTGCTTAGAATTTCCAGGCCAGCAGTCAGGAGAGCATCTCCCGCAAGAATGGCGATTGCTTCCCCAAATACTCTGTGATTGGTTGGTTTTCCGCGGCGAAAGTCATCATTGTCCATGCTGGGTAGATCATCGTGGATCAAGGAATAGGTGTGAATCATTTCCACGGATGCGGCTGCCGGTAATAGTTCTTCAACATCCGCTCCCAAAGTTTCGCCTGCCAGGAACACAAGAGCTGGACGCAAACGCTTTCCACCCGCAAACAAGCTGTATCGCATCGCGCGATAAATAGGGACAGGAGCTGCGTCCTCCGCCGGGATGAGTTTTTCGAGATAGGAATTGATTAGTTGCCGGTAGTGTTCTAGTTCCATAACTAAGAGTTAAACACTTACTTCTCGGGCTCAAAGGGTATCGCTTTGTACTGTCCCTGCGAATCTTTGACGAGCATATCGACTTTCTTTTCTGCTTCTTCCAATTTTTGGGAGCAGTACCTGGTCAGTTTCACTCCACGTTCGAACAGAATGAGCGCTTCTTCGAGTTTTGCTTCCCCTGTTTCCAATTGTTTCACTATTCCTTCTAATTCTTTCAAAGCAAGCTCAAACGAAGATGGTTCTTGATTCGCGGGTAAGAAAGTTTCAGTCATGATCGATCTCCTTTACTTCGCATTTCAAACGGCCGCGGTGCAATCGAATTCGAATCTCTTTTCCGGGCGCTGTCTGGACGGCGTCCTTCAGAATCGCGCCCTCCGGAGTGCTCGAGATACTATAACCTCGCTCCAGGACGGCAAGAGGGCTCAGCGAGTCCAGTTTTCCATCATAGCGTTCGATGGCGCGGTGAACGGTATGGATTCGCCGTTGCACTCCGTTTTGCATTTTGTTGAACAACTCGATCAACCGTGATCGTTTGAGCTGAATCAAATGCATGAGTTGCGCGGGACTCATTTTTTGTTGACAGGACAGAAAACGGCGGGCTTGAATTTGATGATAGCGGGTTAAACCACTTCTCAGCCGGCCCTCAAAATCATCGACCATTTGCTGCTGTGTGCGAATTTTTTGCGGAAAGCCTGCCAGTGCGCGGTGTTGACTTGCCACATTCGCGCGGTTCCTTAAGTACAGCAGCCGGCTCTGCAAGCATGCGTTCATCCTTTTCGACAGATTTTGCAGTGATTCCGCAAACTCGCTCTTTTTCCCGATCACCAGCTCCGCTGCGGCGGAGGGAGTGGGAGCGCGAAGATCGGCCACAAAATCAGAGATCGTTGTATCCGTTTCATGTCCCACAGCAGAAATCACCGGTATACGCGACGCAGCAATCGCGCGGGCAACCAGCTCTTCATTGAATGGCCAAAGATCTTCAATGGAGCCTCCCCCGCGGGCCAGGATAATCACTTCGATCGTTTTTGATAGATTCAAAGCGCGCAGTCCTTCGATAATCGAAGGAGCTGCCTCTTCTCCCTGTACGGTTGCGGGAAAAATCAAAATGTGAAGATTTGCAAAACGCCGGTTCAGAATGTTGAGAATGTCCCGAATTGCGGCTCCGGTTCGCGAAGTAATGATGCCAATTTTCTTAGGGAACATGGGGATGGGACGCTTTCGCGAAGATTCGAACAGTCCTTCGGTTTTGAGTTTCTCCTTCAACTGCTCAAAAGCCGCATAAAGATCTCCTTTGCCGTGCGGCACAATTTGAACAATGTCAATTTGATAGCATCCTTGAGGCTCATACACGGTAAGTCTTCCGTGAACCATCACTTTCATCCCGTTTTTTGGCTGCCATTTTAAGAAACGATGGGATGACTTCCACATCACCGCTTTCAAAAGTGATTTCGAATCCTTCAGATTGAAGTAAAAATGACCGGAGCTTGGTTGTGTAAAATTGGAGACTTCTCCTTCGACCCACACCATGGGATACGTAGCTTCGACGAGCAGTTTCATCTCCGCGTTTAGTTCGGAGACGGAATAGACCCGGACCGGGGATGCAGTTTCAGACGCAGAGGAGCCCGAACTTTGTCCGAACAGAGGCCTCTGCTGCATCAGTTCTCTCCTTTGCGTGTGATTCGTTCAATGCTGAGAGCGTGTCCCGTTTCAGGATCCAGCCGAACCAACATCGCTTGCAAAATGGGATTCTCTTTGGCCACTTCAAAACGTGTGGGGATTTGATCCAGGAATTTTTGAATGATCTGGTCTTTGTCAATTCCAATTACAGAATCGTACGGTCCGCTCATTCCCACATCGGTCACGTAGGCTGTTCCCGCAGGAAGAACTCGTTGATCGGCCGTGGGTACGTGCGTGTGAGTTCCGAATACCGCTGTAACTTTTCCATCCAGATACCATCCCATGGCCTGTTTTTCGGAGGAAGCTTCACCATGCATATCCACGAAGATGATGGGGGTCTCTTTGCGAATTCTATCCACAATCTGCATGCCGATCGCGAAAGGGTCCTCTGAGGGTCCCATGAAAATTCTCCCCTGTAAGTTCACGACTCCAGCTTTTTGTCCACTTTTCGTTTGAACGATCGCAAACCCCTTGCCCGGGACGCTGGCAGGATAATTGGCGGGGCGCAAGAGCCTGCCTTCCTTACTAATATATTCGAGGATCTCTTTTTTGTCCCATATATGATTTCCCGAAGTCAGCACATCGACACCCGTCCGGTAGAGTTGATCCGCCGTATCCGGCGTTACGCCGAATCCATGCGCGATATTTTCCGCGTTGGCGATGATGAAATCGAGACCGTGTTCCTGAATGAGCGACGGCAAAAACATTTCAATCATCTCGCGCCCGGGCTTCCCCACAACATCGCCTATTAACAATACGTTCATTTCCACCTGTTAGAATTGTTTTTGGAAGGCGAAAAGCGTCTTCGCGTCAGGACGCGTTGACGCGGGGACGCGCAAACGCGCAGACGAATAAAGCTCCCCCGCACCAACGTGAGACCGGATTATTGAACCTGCTCCAAGCAGGTGGGTGCTTCGCGATTACTTCAGGCTTCCTCAAAACAGAGGCATGCACACCATAATCTGACGAGAAGCTCCCATTCTTGATTTGTTGGTTCAAGAATCTCCATTGCCTCACGATCTTAGCAGGGGAGCCAGTGGTTGACATATAGTCCAATTTTTGAACAGAAGCACGCAAAGAGCGCGAAGAAAATAATCTTTGCTTCCTTCGCGAACTTCTGTTCAAAATTCATAGGGATTCCAGAATCTTGTTCAGTTTCTCTGTCCGCTGCTCGACTTCCCGATCCACATCTTGTTTCTGGCGTCTCAGTTGAAAAAACTCATCTGTAATATTCAGCGCAGCCAGAACAGCGATTTTTAGTGAATCGACTGTTGGAGTTCCTGATGCAATTTCTCTCATCTTAATGTCGACATACCTGGCAATATTTCTAATGTATTCGGGATCGGCGCCGGCGCGAATCTGATAATTTTGACCGTAAATTTCCACTTGTATTTTTGTGTCCATCAAAAGTTTATTCTAGCACGTCAAATTTTTGCTTCCAATTCCTCCAAATGAGAGATGAGCCTTTCAATTTTTGCCTTCACTTCATCCCGTTCCTTTTTCAATCCGGAAATCTGGTCCTGAAGATGATTGTTTTCTTCTGCGGAACGGGACCATCTTTCCATATCCGTCTTGAGCGTGTGAATTGCCTTATCGCTTTCCTCGCTTTTTCTTAGAAGATGCTCATTCTCTGATTTCAGGGCTTTCATGGCAGAGAGCAATTTCTTAATCTTCTCTTCAAGAACGTCCAGTTGTTGAAAGTCCATTGTTTATGACTCCCTCAATCGTTTTGTTCAAGTAGTACGAACAACATTCTAACATTTTTCACACCTGCACGCAGGAGATTGGATTTGTATAATTAGCAAGCATGAAGCGCTTTTTGCTGCTGCTTACCGCGTTTTTGTTGCCTCTGTGGGTGGCTGCTCAATTCGAGGTAAGCGTCACAGAGATTACGGTTTGGGCTCGTGTAGTGGATTCTTCCGGAAATCCGATCAAGGGGCTTACCGAAAAGGATTTTGAAGTTTTTGAAGACGGAAAGCAGCAGCCATTAAGTTGTTTTCAAGAACGGGACGTTGAATCGGGAGAGGAGGCTATCGTCTTAGAGGACGAAGTAAAGGTTACTGCAAAGATTCCCGCGCGAAGGTTCGTGCTGTTTTTGGATTTGTTCAACACTTCGCCACCGGAGTATTTGAGAGTGCGCGACAAAATGGGAGAATTCTTGAATCAAATTCGAGGAACCGGCTGGGAAGTCATGCTGGCAGCTTTAACTGAGAAGGGAAAACTCGGCGTGATTGCACCTTTGACTTCGAATCTTCCGAGCATCCGGACTTTGCTTTTGAAAGCGCGTGCAAATGGAATGCGCGATGCGCGCGAAAAAAACAATTTGCGGAATATCAGATTTATGCTCGAAAAAGCAAAAGAAGATCCTCAGTTCAGAGATGTATATGTTCAGAGGGCCTTTTCGATGGCGCGAACATACGCTCGCGAGGAAGAACGAAATAGCGAGCTTTCGATTGAGGCACTCGAAAGTTTTGCCGCGTATTTGTTGCAGCAACGGCCTTCCGAAGAACACACGATCATTGTTTATGTTTCCGGTGGATTCCATGCAGATCCGGGGCGGCGCTACTATGAAATGGTCCAGGCTTTCCTAGAACGGGAAGAGGGCGCTTTATCCTTGGGCACTTTTAGCGACACGAGCTTTAATATTCGAAGGCTTGTGAAGAACAGTGTAGGAAAGTTGAACAAAATGAATATGACGTTGTACACGATTAATACAAGAGGTATGTATGATGGTAGCGACAACACCGATGCCAGCGATCCGGCTTTCGTTCGATTCAGTAATACATTTCTGCAGGACTACCAGGAATCGCTTGCTCAGATTGCTGAAGAAACGGGCGGAGCTTTTTTTCAAAATTCGCAAAATTTTAAGAAAGGCTTTGATCTGATTCTGACAGATTTAAGCCATCAGTATGAGCTCTGTTATCGTTCAAACGCAGAGAAGACATCAGGGAAATATCACAAGATTGAGGTTCGCACGAAACGGGAAGGCGCTCGAGTTCGCCACCGAAAAGGCTATTGGGGTTGACGAAGATGAAGCAATTTTTAGATGTGCCGGCAAACAGATATTTCGGCTTTCAATTGATATCACGATCCGCTGAAGGGGCCCGCATCTCCATGGAAATGAAGCAGGATCAACTCCAGGAAGAAGGTGTTCTGCATGGGGGCATCATCAGCGCGATGGCGGATACTGCAGCCGTTTATTCGTTCTATCCGGATCTGGAATCGACGCGGATGATGACAAGCATTGAATTCAAAGTAAATTTTCTGAACGCTGCTTTGCCTGGTAAAGGTGCCCTGATTGCCGAATCAAAAATTTTGAAGCGGGGAAAGCGTACCGGAGTCTGTGAAGTGGAAGTGACTCAAGCAGGGAAGCTGGTTGCAAAAGGCATCTTCACGTACTTATTTTTTGAGCGTTCGTAGTGTCGCGCAGTTCAGCACAAAGAATTCTTCTGATGAATCATAGATCCATAAGGATCCGGAGTAGATCTTTAATTTTTTGCATCGTGGTGAGTGAGACAGCTCCCATACGGCTGATTAAACGATCTTTCGAGACAGAGCGGACATCCTCACATTTGGGTTAGTGGGAGCGCGGGCATCCCTGCCCGCAATGAACTCGTCGAGCTACAATGTTTTTGCGGACTGGAAGTCCGCGCTCCAACTGACTTTTTGGACAGTCTCCCGCGCCACTTTGTTTAGCGAAGCTCGATCGCAAAGTTTTCGGAGAGAGCACGTACAATCGTGTCGAACATCCGGTCAACTTCTTCCGATGTTAGAGTGCGGTCGGTGGCCTGAAAGGTGAATCGCAGGGACAAACTGACTTTGCCGGAAGGAATATTCTTTCCCTGGTAGCGGTCCACTAATTTCCATGCGCGAAGGGCCGGAACATCCATCCGGTTAAACACATCTTCCAGTTGTGAGAACCGTACGTCACTGCTTATGAGAAACGAAACATCCCGCTCCACGAAAGGATAGGGGATCAACGGGTTGTAGGTAAGCCGTCGTTGCGGCAACTGAATCAGATCACTCAAGTAGATTTCGCATAGCTGAAGCGGCTGGGATTCCGAGTGAGTTTGAATCATTCTACCGATGTTCTTGCCTTCTACGAAAATAGAGCCATCCCGGATTGTCGGTTCACCATATAGCAAAGCCGACAGCATGGATTCCATTATTCCTTTCAGATCGCGATGTTCCACGAGCATTGCGATCCCTAAAGCGATTTTTTCCGTTTCGGGCAGGAAGACGCGCCCTATCTCAAACAATCTCACATCTTCATTTCGATGACGGAGATTGTAAGCGACAGATTCCTGCAGACCGGGAAGCAATGATGTCCGCAAGGCCGGCGCTATTTCGGAGAGCGGGTTGATGATCCGGATCGCTTCTTCAGTCGATTCGTTTACAAACGAAAACGTGTAGGCTTCCTCCAAACCTGCGCCTCTCAAGAATTGGTTCACAGCGCGTTCGAGCTGGAAAGTTGAATGATCGGCCTGGTATCTTTTCTCCGCTTTTGGGAGAGTGCTGGGAATATTGTTATAGCCGAAATGTCTGGCGATTTCTTCAATCAAATCAATCTCACGAAAAATGTCTACGCGAAAGGAGGGGACCTGCCACAGATTTTCTGCTTTCTTGATGAAGCCAAGAGCGGTCAGGATGTTATCTGCCAGATGCGGGTCGATGGTTTGACCGAGAATTCTTGCGATTCTTGGTTGTCTCAAGCGAATTTCGGCGGGGACGAATTTACCGGGACAAACATCAACCACCGGATGGACAGTTCCGCCTGCGCACTGCTCCAACAACACCGCCGCGCGAAGACAAGCATTGGCCTGCATTTTGTAATCGGCCCCACGCTCAAAACGGTACGATGCATCCGTAGAAAGTTCCAGAGTCTTCGCTGTTCGCCGTACTGACGCCGGCTGAAAATAGGCTGCTTCCAGCAAAACGTTTGTTGTAGATTCTGTCACTTCGGTTTCCATTCCACCCATGACACCACCCACACCGATCACGCGTTCGGCATCTGCGATTGCCAGCATGGAATCGGACAAGGGGCGTTCTTTTCCATCAATCATCAAAAGTTTTTCGTTACGGGCCTTGCGAACACGAATGGTGCCACCCGCAAGCGTATCGAAATCGTAAGCGTGCATCGGTTGGCCCAGCTCCAGCATCACATAATTTGTGATGTCTACTACGTTACTGATGCTGCGAAGGCCGCAAGCTTCCAGCTTTTTTTGCATCCAGGAGGGTGAAGGCCCAACTTTGATTCCCGTAACAATCTGACCGCAGAATCGTGGGCACAGATCGGCGTCTTCAATAAGAATTCGCAAATCCTTACCGCCGCCGGAATAGCGGCCGTCGTTAGTTCGAAAAGGAATGACCTGTGTTTGATGAAGCCCCTTGATGGCAGGTGGCGGAGATCCGAAGATCAATGCAATTTCACGCGCGAGACCATAAACGCTCAAACAGTCGGGACGGTTGACAGTCACTTCAATATCAAGCGTGGTATCTTCTTCGTACGGTTGCTTGCTTTCGAGCTGAAGCCCAACCATCGTGAGCGCTTTCGCGAGAGCATCCGGATCCACGGGAATATCGACTGTTTCTTTCAGCCAGTTGTAACTAACTTTCATGGCATAACAATCCGGAATTGCGAAAGGAAGCGAATGTCGTTTTGGAAAAATAAGCGGATATCGGGAATTCCGTACATTAAGATTGCAATGCGGTCCAGCCCCAGACCAAAAGCGAATCCGGTATATTTCTCTGAATCGTAACCGACATTTTCCAACACGTTTGGATGAACCATTCCTGAACCGAGAATCTCAATCCAGCCGGAGTATTTACAAACAGAGCAGCCTTTGCTTTTGCAAAAAACGCAAGAAACAGAAACATCCGCGCTCGGTTCGGTGAAGGGGAAGAAAGTGGGACGGAAACTAAGTTGCACTTCTGCAGAAAACAATTCCTGCAGGAAATAAAGAAGTGTCCCTTTTAAATCTGCGAACGTAATGTTTTCATCGACTACCAGAGCTTCGACCTGATGAAAAATGGGTGAGTGAGTCGCGTCGATTTCATCCTTGCGATAAACCCGTCCGGGGCAGAGAACGCGAACGGGCGGCGGATACTTCAACATGGTTCTTATCTGCACCGGAGAAGTATGCGTTCGCAGGAGCAAATTTTTGCCGGAATCATCCTGTCGGTTCACAAAAAGTGTATCCTGCGTGTCACGTGCAGGATGGTCGGGTGGGAAATTCAGAGCCGTGAAATTGTAAAAGTCGGTTTCGATTTCCGGTCCTTCTTCAATCGCATATCCCATGGAGCGGAAGATGTTTTCGATTTTCTGCCGCACCAGCGTGATGGGATGAATCCCTCCCAGTTTGGTTTCGGCGCCGGGTAAACTCCAATCAACTACTTCGGGCGGAACGGCATGCGACAGCAGTTCTGTTTTGCGTTCCAACTCCGTTTCCACAAGCTGCTTGAGCTCATTGATTTGACGGCCCGCGTTTTTGCGTTCTTCTGGAGCAACGGATGACAATTCTTTCAGTAACGCAGTAAGGACACCACGCTTCCTGCCAAGATATTCATTCCGGAGCTCCTCCAGAGTCTTTGTGTCGTTGGCCGCTGATAGCTTCTGGTAGAACTGCTGTTGCAGATTGTGGATGTTCATCTCGAGCGGCGGGCACGGAGGCCTGCCCACCAAATTAAGGATTTTTGGCGATTTGTGCGAGGTGGCTAAACGCCGCTGAATCGGTAACCGCCAGATCCGCGAGCATCTTGCGGTTCAAATCAACGCCGGCCTTCTTCAAACCGGCCATGAATCGGCTATAGGACAGGTCGTGTTGACGCGCCGCTGCGTTGATCCGGATGATCCATAAACCACGGAAATCACGCTTTTTGTTACGACGATCTCTGTACGCATATCCCAAACCTTTCTGAACGGCTTCCCGTGCCGCGCGATATAACTTTCCTTTCGTTAATCGATAACCGGAAGCAAGCTTCAGCAGCTTTTTTCTTTTTGCTCTTCTTTTCGTTCCACGTTTTACTCTAGGCATAACTCATTTTCCTTTTTTTTGCGTAGGGGCGACCCTCGTGGTCGCCCGCCAGGGCGGGGACAAGCCCCGCCCCTACGGTGAAATTAGTAGGGCAGCATCTTCTTGATTTTTGGCGCTTCAGCGGGCGAAACAACCGAGCTCTTTCGAAGATGTCGTTTCCGCTTGGGAGACTTCTTCGTCAAAATATGGCCCTTATTAGCGGAAGCTCTTTTAAATTTTCCGGTGCCGGTTTTTTTATATCGTTTAGCGGCGCCGCGATGGGACTTCAATTTCATAACTACTCCTTGCTCTATTTCACAAAGTAGCGCGGGCGTCTCGCCTGCGTCGCAGGCCGGAGGCCTGCGCTACTTTGATTATTTCTTTGCTGAGAAAACGGCAATCATATTATTGCCTTCTTGTTTTGGCATTCTTTCGACTTCAATTAACTCTTTGAGCTCTTCCATGAGCCGCTCCAGAATCCTCTTTCCGATTTCCGGATGAGCCATTTCTCTTCCGCGAAACATGATTGTGGCTTTGACTTTGTGCCCTTCGCCAATAAATCGTTCAATATGTTTTCTTTTAAACAGATAATCGTGTTCATCGGTTTTAGGTCTGAATTTCACTTCTTTAACCTGGACCGTCTTTTGTTTTCTTCTCGCCTGTTGAGCTTTCTTGCTCATCTGGTACAGATACTTGCCCAGGTTCATGATCCTGCAAACAGGAGGTTGAGCCGTTGGGGCTATTTCAACCAGATCCAATTCCTTCTGTCTCGCAAGTATTAACGCATCGCGGACCTGCATGATCCCAACCTGGGAACCATCTTCATCGATGACTCTTACTTCTCTAGCGCGAATCCTTTCGTTTGCTCTTATGTTTGGCTGAATACCAATCCTCCACAGTTTATATATTTAGTCACTTTAGTTTGTATCGACCGCACGGGTTGCAATCATGTGTTGCAATTCGGTGAGGAAGTCCTGCAGCGGACGCGCGCCTTGGTCCCCTCTGGTCCGGTGGCGTACGGATACGTTCTTATTTTCAACTTCTTTATCCCCTAGGATAAACATGTAGGGGACTTTTTGCAATTGGGCATCGCGAATTTTTGCACCAGTTTTTTCTTTTCGTGTATCCAGAAAGACGCGAATCTTATTCCTGAATAATTCCGCAGTAACCTGAGCAGCATAGTCATGATGCCGTTCTGCAATCGGAAGTATAGCAACTTGAACAGGAGCAAGCCAGAGCGGAAATGCGCCTGCAAAATGCTCCACCAGCACTCCGAAGAAGCGTTCAATCGATCCGGTGATCGCTCGATGCAGCATGATCGGACGGTGCGGTTGGCCGTCCGGGCCGATGTATTCCAGTTGAAAGCGCTCGGGCAAATTAAAATCTACCTGAGTTGTGCTGCACTGCCACCAGCGGCCAATCGCATCGCGAACTTTGAAATCGACCTTCGGGCCATAGAACGCGCCGCCTCCCGCATCAATTTCGTAGGAAACATCCCTTCTTTCCAGCGATTCCTGAAGCGCCTGAATTGCTTTGTCCCAGATCTTGGTGTCGCCGACAGCTTTTTCCGGCATGGTCGCAAGATAAGCCTGAATTTGGGTGAATCCCAGTGTGTGCCATAAATCATAAGTGAAATCGAGCAACTGATCGATTTCAGCGGAAAGCTGATCGAAGGTGCAAAACAGATGCGCATCATCTACAGTGAACCCTCGAACACGCATCAATCCGTGAAGAACTCCGGATCGTTCAAACCGGTAGACTGTGCCGAATTCAGCCAGTCGTAATGGCAAATCACGATAACTCCGCAAAGCTGCGCGATAAACTGCAATATGGATCGGACAATTCATGGGTTTCAGCTGGTAATCATCATCTTCCAGTTCCATGGGAGCGAACATGTTCTCACGGAAGTAATCGAGATGCCCACTTGTTCCCCAGTAGCTCAGCCGCGCCACATGCGGGGTGTAAGTAAGCTCGTATCCACGATTGTAGAGTTCATCATAAAGGTATTCTTCCAGCGCCCTGCGAATGCGGGCTCCTTTGGGAAGCCATATGATCAAGCCAGGACCCACTTCGTCATTGATTGTGAATAATTCCAGATCTTTTCCAAGTCTTCGATGATCACGCTTCTTCGCTTCTTCCAGCCGCTGAAGATAATCTTTCAGCTCCTGGTCTGAAAACCAGGCGGTGCCATAGATGCGCTGAAGCATCGGATTCTTTTCGTCACCTTTCCAGTAAGCTCCGGCAGTGTGAAGCAGCTTGAAAGATCCCAATCGTCCGGTGCTGGGAACGTGTGGTCCAAGACAGAGATCGATGAAACCATTTTGACGGTAACAACTCACTATCTCTCCACCTTTTTCTTCGATGAGCTCCGCTTTCATGGGCTCCCCTTTCTCCTGGAAGAAACGGATCGCTTCTTCTTTCGGCATCTCGATTCGTTCAATGGTGTAATTGGCGCCGGTGATCTCCTTCATTTTTGCTTCGATCCTTTCAAGATCTTCGGGTGTGAAAGGGACATCGCGCTTGAAGTCGTAATAGAAACCGTCTTCGATCACTGGACCAATCGCCACCTGTGTCTCCGGAAAGAGCTCACTCACGGCGTGCGCCATTAAGTGCGAGGTGCTGTGCCGAAAAATTTCCAGGGCTTGATCAGTTCCGGGAAGAATGAATTTCAAGTCTCCTGATTCCCTGAGTTGATGGGACAGATCTACAGCAATTCCGTTGAAGGAAGCGGCAATCGCTTTCTTACGCACTTCCGACGGCTGGTCCTGAAGAAGCTCTCGAACCGGAGTTCCGTCGGGGACCTCTTTGGAAGTTCCATCAATACGAATGGTTAAATTAGACATAGTGGTTGCGTCCAGGGGAGGGATTTCACAACGTGAAATGCGTTTTCATGATTCCTGCAAATGAATAGGCACGGGCGGTATCGAACCGCCGACCTCTTCCGTGTCAAGGAAGCGCTCTCCCACTGAGCTACGCGCCTGAAATTTGGGAGCTAAAAGTATAGCAAAATGAGGACCAAAATCAAAACGGGGTGGTCTCTTTATTCGAACTGAACGTTGTCAAACTGTTCGGGGGCATTGGCCTCGATTTTTGCCAGTTCCAATTCACGCGCAACAATGTGTCTTTGATCGGC
This genomic window from bacterium contains:
- the infC gene encoding translation initiation factor IF-3, whose protein sequence is MRANERIRAREVRVIDEDGSQVGIMQVRDALILARQKELDLVEIAPTAQPPVCRIMNLGKYLYQMSKKAQQARRKQKTVQVKEVKFRPKTDEHDYLFKRKHIERFIGEGHKVKATIMFRGREMAHPEIGKRILERLMEELKELIEVERMPKQEGNNMIAVFSAKK
- the thrS gene encoding threonine--tRNA ligase; protein product: MSNLTIRIDGTSKEVPDGTPVRELLQDQPSEVRKKAIAASFNGIAVDLSHQLRESGDLKFILPGTDQALEIFRHSTSHLMAHAVSELFPETQVAIGPVIEDGFYYDFKRDVPFTPEDLERIEAKMKEITGANYTIERIEMPKEEAIRFFQEKGEPMKAELIEEKGGEIVSCYRQNGFIDLCLGPHVPSTGRLGSFKLLHTAGAYWKGDEKNPMLQRIYGTAWFSDQELKDYLQRLEEAKKRDHRRLGKDLELFTINDEVGPGLIIWLPKGARIRRALEEYLYDELYNRGYELTYTPHVARLSYWGTSGHLDYFRENMFAPMELEDDDYQLKPMNCPIHIAVYRAALRSYRDLPLRLAEFGTVYRFERSGVLHGLMRVRGFTVDDAHLFCTFDQLSAEIDQLLDFTYDLWHTLGFTQIQAYLATMPEKAVGDTKIWDKAIQALQESLERRDVSYEIDAGGGAFYGPKVDFKVRDAIGRWWQCSTTQVDFNLPERFQLEYIGPDGQPHRPIMLHRAITGSIERFFGVLVEHFAGAFPLWLAPVQVAILPIAERHHDYAAQVTAELFRNKIRVFLDTRKEKTGAKIRDAQLQKVPYMFILGDKEVENKNVSVRHRTRGDQGARPLQDFLTELQHMIATRAVDTN
- the rplT gene encoding 50S ribosomal protein L20 — its product is MPRVKRGTKRRAKRKKLLKLASGYRLTKGKLYRAAREAVQKGLGYAYRDRRNKKRDFRGLWIIRINAAARQHDLSYSRFMAGLKKAGVDLNRKMLADLAVTDSAAFSHLAQIAKNP
- the pheS gene encoding phenylalanine--tRNA ligase subunit alpha, yielding MNIHNLQQQFYQKLSAANDTKTLEELRNEYLGRKRGVLTALLKELSSVAPEERKNAGRQINELKQLVETELERKTELLSHAVPPEVVDWSLPGAETKLGGIHPITLVRQKIENIFRSMGYAIEEGPEIETDFYNFTALNFPPDHPARDTQDTLFVNRQDDSGKNLLLRTHTSPVQIRTMLKYPPPVRVLCPGRVYRKDEIDATHSPIFHQVEALVVDENITFADLKGTLLYFLQELFSAEVQLSFRPTFFPFTEPSADVSVSCVFCKSKGCSVCKYSGWIEILGSGMVHPNVLENVGYDSEKYTGFAFGLGLDRIAILMYGIPDIRLFFQNDIRFLSQFRIVMP
- the rpmI gene encoding 50S ribosomal protein L35 produces the protein MKLKSHRGAAKRYKKTGTGKFKRASANKGHILTKKSPKRKRHLRKSSVVSPAEAPKIKKMLPY